In Syntrophales bacterium, a single genomic region encodes these proteins:
- a CDS encoding UDP-2,3-diacylglucosamine diphosphatase produces MKAVFLSDAHLTGDRDEGYRKLLRFFDEIRNETSHIVIAGDLFDFWFCDDRNLYPGFKEMFEALIKLRQGGITLSLLEGNHDFFLDRAFNGHDIAVFKNHALFDFDGLKVYVSHGDTVDGSNRYYLLLRRFLRSGLFYSVQKRIPSRLLWEMARLSSHSSRRYQKHPERIVSVMRSFAREKIGAGIDAVVLGHSHQPILEQVGAGTRTGTLALLGDWVEHFSYISLEDGRFSLEFFRTATQ; encoded by the coding sequence ATGAAAGCTGTTTTTCTGTCAGATGCCCATCTCACGGGCGACAGAGATGAGGGCTATCGGAAGCTGCTTCGTTTTTTCGACGAAATACGGAACGAAACAAGTCACATAGTCATCGCGGGAGATTTGTTCGACTTCTGGTTTTGCGATGACAGAAACCTCTACCCGGGTTTCAAGGAAATGTTTGAGGCCCTTATCAAATTGAGACAGGGAGGAATCACCCTGTCTCTCCTCGAAGGAAACCATGATTTTTTCCTTGACAGGGCCTTCAATGGGCATGACATTGCTGTTTTCAAGAACCACGCACTCTTTGACTTTGACGGTCTGAAGGTGTATGTGAGCCACGGGGACACCGTTGACGGCTCGAACCGGTACTATCTTCTCCTCAGGCGTTTTTTGAGGAGTGGCCTGTTCTATTCCGTGCAGAAACGAATTCCTTCCCGGTTGCTGTGGGAAATGGCCCGGCTCAGTTCCCATTCGAGCCGGAGGTATCAGAAGCATCCTGAACGTATCGTCTCGGTGATGCGTTCCTTCGCCCGGGAAAAGATCGGTGCCGGAATCGACGCCGTCGTCCTTGGACACAGCCACCAACCCATACTCGAACAGGTCGGGGCGGGAACGAGAACGGGGACCCTGGCTCTTTTGGGTGACTGGGTGGAACACTTTTCCTACATTTCGCTCGAGGACGGCAGGTTTTCCCTTGAGTTTTTCAGGACGGCCACACAATGA
- a CDS encoding histidinol phosphate phosphatase domain-containing protein, translating into MIDFHTHTLFSDGELVPSELVRRAVERGYRAIALTDHADHSNYDFIIPRIVRACTALAAVVPLKIIPGIELTYVHPSAIKKLAEESRALGAKLIVVHGETIVEPVIPGTNRAALEAGVDILAHPGLITEEEAFLAAARGVRLEVTARRGHSLTNGHVVSMARRCGAELVLNTDTHGPGDLITRDTARRIAAGAGMSDEEIEGMFLNAESLCEAVENG; encoded by the coding sequence ATACCCTGTTCAGCGACGGAGAGCTTGTTCCTTCGGAGCTTGTGCGCCGGGCGGTCGAGCGAGGTTACCGTGCAATCGCCCTGACGGACCATGCCGACCATTCGAATTATGACTTTATCATCCCCAGGATTGTCCGGGCCTGCACCGCCCTGGCGGCAGTGGTCCCCCTGAAGATTATCCCGGGCATAGAATTGACCTACGTACACCCCTCGGCCATTAAAAAACTGGCCGAGGAATCGAGGGCGCTCGGGGCAAAATTGATTGTCGTCCACGGGGAAACAATCGTCGAACCGGTTATCCCGGGAACCAACCGGGCGGCCTTGGAGGCCGGTGTCGACATCCTCGCCCATCCGGGTCTCATAACGGAGGAAGAGGCCTTCCTGGCCGCCGCGCGAGGCGTCCGCCTGGAGGTGACGGCCAGAAGGGGACACAGTCTGACCAACGGGCATGTGGTCTCCATGGCCCGACGATGCGGCGCGGAGTTGGTCCTGAACACGGACACCCACGGACCCGGCGATCTGATAACACGTGATACCGCCCGCCGTATCGCTGCCGGAGCAGGCATGTCCGATGAAGAAATCGAAGGTATGTTCCTCAATGCCGAAAGTCTGTGCGAGGCAGTGGAAAACGGATGA